The genomic stretch GCCGTAGAATTGTGTCCAGCTTCATTAATATCAAATGCGCCAATGTGCGAATGCTCGTCAATAATTCCAGAAGTTAAGTGTTTTCCTGTCGCATCAATAATTCGTGCATTTCCTGCGCTGAGGTTTTTTCCAATTCGCGCTATTTTTCCGTCTTTTACTAAAACGTCCGTATTTTGAAGAATTCCGTCTTTTTCATTTGTCCAAACCGTAGCATTTCTGAATAGAATGGTTTCTTGTTGCGGTAAAGTTGCCGAACCGTATGCACTATTTGGATACGAAAGTGGTAACATCTTTGGCGCTTCCATCGTATCATCTTTCTTGTCTCCTTTTTTATCTTTCGATTCAGCAACTTCTTTTTGTGTTGCATTGAATGAAGTTTCGGAACCATTTGCTAAGATTGCTTTTCCAGAGAAATACGTTGCATTATTTACAAGCGAAGTCAACCGAATAAATTCTTTTTTCGTCGTGTCAGGTGTTGTAAATTGTAATTGTAACCAATTGTCTTTGAAAGCTATTTTAGAACCTAATTTCATAGAATCTTTCATTACTTCTGATTTCAACTTTTCTGGCGAACCTGAAATGTTTACGTCATAGGTATTTCCAGCAATAGTAAACGCGTATTTCCCGCGAAGATCTTTATGCGATTTGTCTTTGAAAACATTTTGATTTCCTTGAACCCAATTTTCGTAGAGTACGGTTTTCGTATCAAAAATGTCTCCCGAAGTAATTAAGAAGTTTGCTTGACGCCCATTTTGTAAGCTTCCAACTTTATCTTCTTGTTTTAAAATACGAGCAGGAATTGTTGTCAACGCTTCCAACGCTTTTGTTTTGTCTAAACCATATTCGATGGCTTTCTGTAGTTTTCCTTTAAATTCACTTGCCTTTTTTAAATCGTGCGTTGTGAAACTGAACGCAATTCCATTGTCTGCCAATGTTTTTGGGTTTGAAGGCGCTTGATTCCAGTGTTTCATCGCTTCTAATTCTAAAACGCCAGCCGCGTACGGATCTGAAACGTCATAGGCTTTTGGAAAGTTGATTGGAATAATGAATGAAGCATTTGTCGCTTTCATCGCGCTGATGTTTTCATATTCTGTTCCGTCGCCGATTAAAATGTATTGAATTCCAAAATCGTCACCAATTGCATCTGTTTTGATACTGTTGTGTTTGTTTCCTGAATGAAAAATTTGCACTAAGTTTTTATTTGCTATTAAAGCTTCTAAGGCTAAATCTTTACGTTTTGCATTTCCTTTTGAATACCAATCTGCATCATGATACATTTGACGAATTAACGCCATACTTCCCATTAATGAAGTCGGATAGGATTGTTGTGTTGCATTGCTTCGTTCGTACGATAAGTATTGTGCCGAACGATTGTCTAAGATGCGCATGCTATTGTCAGCATCAGCATTTAGCGCAACTAATAGTCCGTTTCCGCGAACAATTCCGTCATTCATGTGTGTATTTACCGTTCCAAAGCCAGCTTTTAATAAATCAGTAGCTTTCTTCTTGTCAAAAGAAAAACTTGTCATCGGATTTATATCTGGTCTGATGTGATCGTTCCAATAATATCCTTCGCGTGAAGCATCATATTGTGCGCCTCGTCGTCTACCAAGAGTACGTTTTGGTGCTTTGAGACCAAAGTCAGAATACGGATCAATAAATGAAGGATAGATACTTTTTCCTGTCAAATCTACAATGGTAGCATTTTTCGGAATGGAAATGTTAGTTCCAGTTTGCAACACTTTTCCATCTTGTATAATGAGTGTTGCGTTTTCTATGACCTGTGTTGGTGTGACATAGATTTTTGCGTTGGTAAAAGCTGTTATAGTGCGTTCTTCTGTTTTAACGCCGTCATTTTTAGGAAAGTAATCCTGAGCAAAAGTGGTTAGGCTACACAAAAGAAATAACAGCAGCAAGTACGATTTATTCATTGCTTATTATTAGAGGTTAGTTTAGTCTTTAAAGATAAGAGA from Kordia antarctica encodes the following:
- a CDS encoding amidohydrolase family protein, which translates into the protein MNKSYLLLLFLLCSLTTFAQDYFPKNDGVKTEERTITAFTNAKIYVTPTQVIENATLIIQDGKVLQTGTNISIPKNATIVDLTGKSIYPSFIDPYSDFGLKAPKRTLGRRRGAQYDASREGYYWNDHIRPDINPMTSFSFDKKKATDLLKAGFGTVNTHMNDGIVRGNGLLVALNADADNSMRILDNRSAQYLSYERSNATQQSYPTSLMGSMALIRQMYHDADWYSKGNAKRKDLALEALIANKNLVQIFHSGNKHNSIKTDAIGDDFGIQYILIGDGTEYENISAMKATNASFIIPINFPKAYDVSDPYAAGVLELEAMKHWNQAPSNPKTLADNGIAFSFTTHDLKKASEFKGKLQKAIEYGLDKTKALEALTTIPARILKQEDKVGSLQNGRQANFLITSGDIFDTKTVLYENWVQGNQNVFKDKSHKDLRGKYAFTIAGNTYDVNISGSPEKLKSEVMKDSMKLGSKIAFKDNWLQLQFTTPDTTKKEFIRLTSLVNNATYFSGKAILANGSETSFNATQKEVAESKDKKGDKKDDTMEAPKMLPLSYPNSAYGSATLPQQETILFRNATVWTNEKDGILQNTDVLVKDGKIARIGKNLSAGNARIIDATGKHLTSGIIDEHSHIGAFDINEAGHNSTAEVNMADVVNPEDVNIYRNLAGGVTTIQLLHGSANPIGGRSAILRLKWGRSADDMLFKDADGFIKFALGENVKQSNWGDNNTTRFPQTRMGVEQVFTDYFQRAKEYETKKKTGNYRYDIEMETILEILNKKRFVSCHSYVQSEINMLMKVADKFGFNINTFTHILEGYKVADKMKAHGAGGSTFSDWWAYKFEVNDAIPYNGAIMHSQGVVVAFNSDDGEMSRRLNQESAKAVKYGGVSEEDAWKFVTLNPAKLLHIDDKVGSVKTGKQADLVLWTAHPMSIYAKAQTTMIEGTIYFDLERDTQLRRKIQTERTELMNMMLSEKDKGMKTQPAKKKEKVDHHCDTVEY